The Streptomyces sp. NBC_00691 genome has a segment encoding these proteins:
- a CDS encoding type II secretion system F family protein — protein MTDPFWLTIGVALLCCVLGITGIQLYASGARRHAALVARLDESGAPEAAGRRRRRFQGVDRRVRRTSLGRRLELRIAATGLDITPGEFSMGLAATVAVLWVVGQAALSPFFGPLCGLLGVWVAMGYLGWQRQKRIEKFINQLPELSRILANATQAGLALRMALSLAADEMEAPAGDELEKVAQQLSVGTSLDDALGELAERLPSRELVVLVTTLVLANRAGGTVVSSLRNLTETLEERKETRREVRTQLSQVSMTAYSVPVIGVGSLLLIDNMQPGALDRMTGSGLGQFAVVAAFALYVVGFIAIRRFSKIDV, from the coding sequence ATGACCGACCCGTTCTGGCTGACGATCGGCGTCGCGCTGCTCTGCTGCGTGCTGGGCATCACCGGCATCCAGCTGTACGCCAGCGGCGCCCGCCGGCACGCGGCGCTCGTCGCGCGGCTCGACGAGTCGGGGGCGCCCGAGGCGGCCGGCCGCCGGAGGCGCCGCTTCCAGGGCGTCGACCGGCGGGTCCGCCGGACGTCCCTCGGCCGGAGGCTGGAGCTGCGGATCGCGGCGACCGGTCTCGACATCACCCCGGGCGAGTTCTCGATGGGTCTCGCGGCGACGGTGGCCGTCCTGTGGGTGGTCGGCCAGGCGGCGCTCTCGCCGTTCTTCGGCCCCCTCTGCGGACTGCTCGGCGTCTGGGTCGCCATGGGCTATCTCGGCTGGCAGCGGCAGAAGCGGATCGAGAAGTTCATCAACCAGCTGCCGGAACTCTCCCGGATCCTGGCCAACGCCACTCAGGCCGGGCTCGCGCTCCGGATGGCCCTCAGCCTGGCCGCCGACGAGATGGAGGCACCGGCCGGGGACGAACTGGAGAAGGTGGCACAGCAGTTGTCCGTCGGAACGTCGCTCGACGACGCCCTGGGGGAACTCGCCGAGCGGCTCCCGTCCCGGGAGCTCGTCGTCCTCGTCACCACCCTGGTCCTCGCCAACCGGGCCGGAGGCACCGTCGTCTCCTCCCTGCGCAACCTCACCGAGACGCTGGAGGAGCGCAAGGAGACCCGGCGCGAGGTCCGCACCCAGCTCTCGCAGGTGAGCATGACCGCGTACTCGGTGCCCGTCATCGGCGTCGGTTCGCTGCTGCTCATCGACAACATGCAGCCGGGCGCGCTGGACCGGATGACCGGTTCGGGCCTGGGCCAGTTCGCCGTCGTCGCCGCGTTCGCCCTGTACGTGGTGGGCTTCATCGCCATCCGCCGCTTCTCCAAGATCGACGTGTAG
- a CDS encoding DUF5936 domain-containing protein, which translates to MELLLALLAGLAVAGAAYGVRLYRADAKLPDDLRLALEVGATRTGAVDSAVDRLGMRWSPTVLRLMGPKRVNAVRRRIDLAGNPGGLTIDRYGARRAVYGFLGVLGGLLMLSRGSFLVAVLLFAFGAFWTEVGIWSAVRIRKDQIERTLPDFLDVLAVVVSAGLGFRQALERVAEKYEGPWADELRITLRQMDMGVSRRQAFDELRRRNDSEQVAQFVTALQQGEELGAPIVDTLIQIANDMRRTDAQNARRKAAKAVPKATMVITTLMVPATMILLGAGLFLGTGTDFGSVTGE; encoded by the coding sequence GTGGAACTCCTCCTCGCCCTCCTCGCGGGCCTCGCCGTCGCCGGGGCCGCGTACGGCGTCCGCCTCTACCGCGCGGACGCCAAGCTCCCCGACGACCTCCGGCTCGCCCTGGAGGTCGGCGCCACCCGCACCGGAGCCGTCGACTCGGCCGTCGACCGGCTGGGCATGCGCTGGTCGCCGACCGTGCTCCGACTGATGGGCCCCAAGCGGGTCAACGCCGTCCGGCGCCGGATCGACCTGGCCGGAAACCCCGGCGGTCTCACGATCGACCGGTACGGGGCGAGGCGGGCGGTCTACGGCTTCCTGGGCGTCCTGGGCGGCCTGCTGATGCTCAGCAGGGGCTCGTTCCTGGTGGCGGTCCTCCTCTTCGCGTTCGGCGCGTTCTGGACCGAGGTCGGCATCTGGTCCGCGGTCCGCATCCGCAAGGACCAGATCGAACGCACGCTGCCGGACTTCCTGGACGTGCTGGCCGTCGTGGTCTCGGCGGGCCTGGGGTTCCGGCAGGCCCTCGAACGGGTGGCGGAGAAGTACGAGGGCCCGTGGGCGGACGAACTCCGCATCACGCTGCGGCAGATGGACATGGGCGTGAGCCGCCGCCAGGCCTTCGACGAACTGCGCCGCCGGAACGACTCGGAGCAGGTGGCGCAGTTCGTGACGGCGCTGCAGCAGGGCGAGGAGCTGGGTGCGCCGATCGTGGACACGCTGATTCAGATCGCGAACGACATGCGGCGCACGGACGCGCAGAACGCCCGCCGGAAGGCGGCGAAGGCGGTCCCGAAGGCGACGATGGTCATCACGACACTGATGGTCCCGGCGACGATGATCCTGCTGGGCGCGGGCCTGTTCCTGGGCACGGGGACGGACTTCGGGTCGGTGACGGGGGAGTGA
- a CDS encoding Flp family type IVb pilin, whose translation MNDAMLKALTRAKVGVTARLLRGDRGQTAVEYLGIIVVVVAIVVAITGTDIGQSIKTAITDKIADLTGG comes from the coding sequence ATGAACGACGCGATGCTGAAGGCTCTGACGAGGGCCAAGGTGGGAGTGACCGCGCGACTGCTGCGAGGGGATCGCGGGCAGACGGCGGTGGAGTACTTGGGGATCATCGTGGTGGTGGTGGCGATCGTGGTGGCGATCACCGGCACGGACATCGGGCAGTCGATCAAGACTGCCATCACGGACAAGATTGCCGACCTGACCGGCGGGTGA
- a CDS encoding pilus assembly protein TadG-related protein — MGGSLRDSGQAFPVYIAAVAALLFLAFAYFVVGQAGATRSSAQTAADAAALAAAEDARTQLREGWLGVILDPGQWDGFLKGTAYYVSSACQKAAAFAAKNDAVLLEDECDPLAGRPGFSVTVRTQGSVGLPGTKPRNAVASATALIEAKCTFIRPEEPEPEETEPGPDPTGPDPEPTEPEPEPEPITGLTCDGEAWTIDPDDPVLPSAVDLFTVRLAGDDE; from the coding sequence ATGGGCGGTTCCCTTAGGGACTCGGGGCAGGCGTTCCCTGTTTACATTGCTGCCGTGGCAGCCCTCCTGTTCCTGGCGTTCGCCTACTTCGTCGTGGGGCAGGCAGGTGCCACGCGCAGCAGTGCCCAGACGGCGGCCGACGCGGCGGCACTCGCCGCCGCGGAGGATGCCCGGACCCAGCTCCGCGAGGGTTGGCTCGGCGTAATCCTGGACCCTGGGCAGTGGGACGGGTTCCTCAAGGGGACGGCGTATTACGTCTCGTCTGCATGTCAGAAGGCAGCGGCCTTCGCAGCGAAGAACGATGCGGTGCTCTTGGAGGATGAGTGCGATCCCCTTGCGGGGCGGCCGGGATTCAGTGTCACCGTCCGCACACAGGGAAGTGTCGGACTGCCTGGAACCAAGCCACGGAATGCAGTCGCATCCGCGACGGCCCTGATCGAGGCGAAATGCACCTTCATTCGTCCCGAGGAGCCCGAACCGGAGGAAACCGAGCCGGGTCCCGATCCCACCGGGCCGGATCCCGAGCCCACGGAGCCGGAGCCGGAACCTGAGCCGATCACTGGGCTCACCTGCGACGGGGAGGCCTGGACGATCGACCCCGACGACCCGGTACTGCCCAGCGCGGTAGATCTCTTCACTGTTCGACTGGCCGGCGACGACGAGTAA
- a CDS encoding OmpA family protein, which yields MTTTSRRLAVLLVASVALGPLVVPVAYADDPPGSAASASAPPVIDSESPGLMLPDGATLAAAKVLDIKQIVEDEGGEQRRQDTNVDVTFALQAEVLFPKNSAKLGAPAHARIAAIAAEINKLGSGRVRVFGFTDNLGTYEHGLKLSKERAVAVQQVLARSLDPGTTFDIRGYSEDYPIADNGSEEGRKKNRRVEISFPRTTPPPATP from the coding sequence ATGACGACGACATCCCGCCGCCTCGCCGTGCTCCTGGTCGCCTCTGTCGCTCTGGGGCCTCTCGTCGTGCCCGTCGCGTACGCCGACGATCCCCCCGGGTCCGCCGCCAGTGCCTCCGCGCCGCCGGTCATCGACTCCGAGTCCCCGGGGCTCATGCTTCCCGACGGGGCCACCCTCGCCGCCGCCAAGGTGCTCGACATCAAGCAGATCGTCGAGGACGAGGGCGGTGAGCAGCGCCGTCAGGACACCAACGTGGACGTGACGTTCGCGCTGCAGGCCGAGGTCCTGTTCCCCAAGAACAGTGCCAAGCTCGGGGCCCCCGCCCACGCCCGTATCGCCGCCATCGCCGCCGAGATCAACAAGCTCGGTTCCGGTCGTGTCCGCGTCTTCGGGTTCACCGACAACCTGGGGACGTACGAGCACGGTCTGAAGCTGTCGAAGGAGCGCGCCGTCGCCGTGCAGCAGGTCCTGGCACGGAGCCTCGACCCGGGCACGACCTTCGACATCCGGGGCTACAGCGAGGACTACCCGATCGCCGACAACGGCTCCGAGGAGGGCCGCAAGAAGAACCGTCGCGTCGAGATCTCCTTCCCGCGCACCACACCGCCCCCCGCCACGCCCTGA